The Spiroplasma citri genomic sequence ACTCGGATAAATAAACTTATTACTCAACCAAAAACCAATATGGCGATTATGATTAGGTAAATTAATAAAACTTGCTTTATCTGTTGTAAAAGGTATAAATCCCTTACTAATAAAATAATTTTCTACATTCTGATTTTTCTTAATAAAATTACTCAATTTTATCATCTCCTAACTAAATATTTGTTTAATAAACAATGTTATAAATAATGTTTATATAATGTTTATTTATTGCAATAAACCTGATTATTAACAATGTTATAAATAATGCTAATATATTGTTTATTTAATGCTTAATAAACACTGTTAATAAAAGTTAAATATATAAAATAATAAAAATTGGCACACTGAAAAATACTATTTAATTTTTAACAATAGTTATTAAAATATAAAATCATAAATTTATAATTAAGTTGATATTATTATGGTTTTCTCTCTGTATAAATTATTTTAAATAGAAAGGAAAAATAAAATATCGAAGAAATAATAAATTCATTTTTTACAAATGTGATATCATCTATTTTTTGATTATCATGAATGGTATCACCAATTAAAACAATTATTTCACTAATAATAATTTTAATAATAACTTTTAAATTTAGGAATCATGTAATCGAAGTGCAACAAATCAATTCTGAAAGGAGTTGATTTTTTATTGAAAAGAAACATTATTTTATTTTGCGGTCCTTAGTAACTAAGTATGGAAAAGATATTGTTATTAATACTGTAAATAAGATAGTAATTAATAATTTAAAAGAAAATGAATAAATTATCCGCGTAATTTATTAGCGGTAATTTATTCAATATTGTTTATTTTGAGCGTAGCGAACACGCGGAGCGTGACGCGATATTTTTTAGAAAGGAGATGTATTATGCCAACTTGATTAACGACAATATTTAGTGTTGTTATTGTATTAGCAATTTTTCTTTATTTTGGTTTATTAATTTACGAAAAAATTAAACAAATTCGAGGAAAGAAAAAAGATAAAAAAGAAATTGAAAGAAAGGAGAGTAATAAATAATGTTAGGTATGTATTTAACAACAGCGTTTAATTTTTTAACAGCACCTACACCTAAAACTATGTCTGAGGGTATGACTGGTATTTGAACTGGTTTATCTAGTGCATTATGAAAAGTTAAAGAAGGTATAACAAATATTTTACCTGAGATAATGGTTTTCTTAGGTGAAGCGTGAATTATATTAATTCCATTTGCTATATTTTGTATTATTAAAATCTTAAACTTTTTCCGTGTTATGGTTAAAGGATTTTAATATTTATTATAATCGATCATATATCTTAGTTAAGGCACACTAGCTTTTATGTGAATTAAATAAATAATTTTATTGTTTATTTTTACACTATACACTGTTTACAAATTTATTTTTTAATAAACTTTATTACTATCGTTAATATTGGGATAATAAAAACCCCCTATTATACATATAAATTTAACTATATTTTCTATAGTTGATAAATCTATATTGTTTATTATTCATAATATTGAGTCTGTTATGAAAAATATTTTTTTAGTAGGATTTAATAAAAATAAGAATATTTCTATTAAGGGTCATACTAGTAATAGATTTGGGAAATAAATTTTTATAATATTTTTTATAAATACACCTACTTTCTTTTAAAACTTGTAAACAGTATATAGTGTAAAAATATTAATTTAATTATATTTAAGGTATTATTATGGTTTTCTCTCTGTATAAAAATATTTACAAATTTGTTAATTTATTAAAAATTTGAATAATAAATTTAAAAGAAATAATTGTTTTAATTGGTGATACCATTTATGATAATCAAAAAATAGATGGTATCACATTTGTAAAAAATGAATTTATTAAATAGAAAAATGAATTTATTATTTCTTCGATATTTTATTTCTTCTTTCTATTTAAAATAATTTATACAGAGAGAAAACCATAATAATATCAACTTAATTATAAATTTATGATTTTATATTTTAATAACTATTGTTAAAAATTAAATAGTATTTTTCAGTGTGCCAATTTTTATTATTTTTATATTTAACAATGTTTATTAACAGTGTTTATTAACATTGTTTATTAAACATTAAATAAACAATATATTAGCATTATGTATAACATTGTTAATAATCAGTTTTTATTACAATTAAAAAACATTATATAAACATTATTTATAACATTGTTTATTAAACAAATATTTAGTTAGGAGACTATATTATGGATATGAAATTTAAAACAACTAAGGAATATAAAAAAATAAAGAAAAATTTTATTAAAGATATTTTTTTATTAAGTTTTTTAATTTTTTTAATTTTAATTGTTGGTTTCTTTTTTTTAAGTTCTTTTATTTATTTTTCAATATTAAGTTGAAGTGTTAAAGATTTTCTATATTTTGTGCTTGTAATTATTATGTCTGTATGTGCTTTTATATTTATTATTTTTGCGATTATTATGTATATAAAATATATTCTTGAATGTAAGGCAGAATTTGATGTTTAAAAAGAAAAATTAAATCAATATTTAAAAACTGAAGGAGATGATAAAATTGAGTAATTTTGTTAAGAAAAATCAGAATGTAGAAAATTATTTTATTAGTAAGGAATTTATCCCTTTTGCAACAGAAAAAGCAAGTTTTATAAATTTACCTAATCATAATCGTCATATTGGTTTTTGATTGAGTAATAAGTTTATTTATCCTAGTGAAAAACATTCGGAACAAGTAGCAATCGGTTTGATTTATGATAATTCTTACCCTATTGTAAAATATGATGAAAATTTAAAGCGAAATATTTGAAAATATTTAACTGGAACAGAATTAATCAATTTATATAATCAATATAAACAAAATTATTTTACTAAAATGAAAAAAGCGTTATTTTTAAGTGAACCTAAAAAAGTAAAAGCAAATAATAACAATAATAATTTAACAAATTGAAGTGTTGAAAAAGAACAAGAATTAATTAATGATTTGAAAGACTTAAATTAAATGAGTTTATATGATTATTGAGTTCAATTTGTTAGTTATATTATTGGTGCAAATGCCCCTGAGTTTTTATATGTTATATCGTTTGTGTTATTTATTGTTTTGTTTTTTGGAATGTTTTTTAAACTTATTCAAAAAATGTGGAGTTTTTAAAAATGCAAAATGATTGAATTAAATTAAAAGAGTTTTTCATTCATGTCTTTTTGTTTATAGATAAAACGAATGTTGAAAGTATTACAATGTGGAATTTAACGCAAAATGAATATTTAACTTTAATGGTTGGTGTTTGAATTGTGATTTTGTTTTTAACTTGGTTTTTCTTGTGAATGGTTTTTAAAATAGTTGGGTATTTTAAATAATGAAAAAATTTATATTTTTCTTTAAAAACTATTGTTATATTAGTGGTTCAATGCTTTTGTTTAGTTTAATTGATTTATTACTTTGGTTAATTTCTTTGTATTGTGTTGGTTTAGTATTTTGAATATTATTTGCTTTGCAATGTGTATATTTTGTGTGATGATTGTGAAAAAATATTTTTTATCAGTTAAATGCTTTTCGGTTAGTGAATTTTGTTTGAGATAATCCCTTATCGGTAATTATTGGTAAGTTAGGAACTGGTAAAACATTACTTTTAACTTATTTGTCGCAAACTATGAAATTATTGACAGATGAAATTTATAGTAATTATCCGTTAGAAGATGATAAAGTTAAAGTTTTAACATTTAAAAATTTAGATTTTACCGATAGAACAAAACCCGTTCCCCTAGATGATAGTGTTATTTTATTTGATGAAAGTTATTTATATATTGATGGAACTAGTCCTCACGATGAAAAAAAAGTTCATAGTGGTAAAATACCGTGAATTGTTTTAGCGAGACATTTTGGACATCGTGCGTTGTTTACTGCTCAGCGTGAGGGTATGATTTGAAATAATATTCGCCAGTTAGCAAGTGGAATTATTATTCCAATTTCATTGAAAAAAACCCGTTGCTAAAAAAGGATTTAATTTTTTTAATCGTTTCTTTATTATGCGAATTGGGATTTTCCAAGATATAACGGATTATGAAATTTGAAAAACAAAATCAGTAGAACGAACAGCAGAAGGTAAAAGAGCAAAACATAAGTCGGATGCTGGGTTAGGAATTCGGTTTTTTAAAATAATTATTCCCCTTGAATTCGCTAATAAGTATGATAGTCAATGGTTAAAGTTTGTGCGTGATTTAAAGAATGATGAAATTGTTAATAAAAAAGAATATTATTGGTCGGAAATCACAAAATTAAGCGTTAAAGAACGATTGGAGTTATTTGATATTGATATTTTGAAAAAGAATTTAAAACCTAAAAAAAGAGAAAGGAAATAGTAAAGATGATTAATTTATTAGTTGAAAATAATAATAGTAATTGAGACAAGATTTTTAGTTTTGTTTTTGATATATTTTTGTTTATTTTTGATGTAATTTGAAATACAAAATTACCGATGACAAATACCTCAATTGCTTATTTTTTAATCTTTTTTATGGTTATTAAGTTATCGATTTATGCAATTCACGGCACATCAACACAATATAATAATTTAGGTTTGACAGTTAATAATGGTGTTTCGCAAGTATATTCGTCAACTGTACGAGAAGATATTAATACTGTTAAAAGAGAAATTAAGCGTCAAAATGTTAGACAACAAGCAAAAGTTAAAAGAGGTGTTAAGTAATGATTAAATTAGTTTTATTGGTGGCGGCGATTGCGATATTTGGAACTGGTTTTATTACTGTTATTATTAATCAATTTACATCAGCAAAAAATATTATTATGGATTTATATAATTCTGATACTTGGTTGATTTGATTATTTGGTAGAATGGCAGTTTTGTTTAGTCATCCGTTAATGTTAACGATATCAAGTTTATATATTGTTGGGTTTATTGTTTCAAAAACATTGTATAGTTAGGAGTTAAGTTTATGAAAAAATCGTTATCTTTATTTGCCATATTTATTTTAAGTTTTTTGGGTTTAGTTATTCCATTTATTACTTTAACGGCGTTTAGGCCCTTAAATGAGGAGCAATATACGCTTAAACAAGAAAGTAGTACTGGTAAAGGTATTAATGAAACTGATTTTATTAATACAATGTTTTTACGCAGTAGTTTTTTTGAAAATTGGTCGGAAACAAATTACTTTATTAATCCAACTTTAAAAACATCAAAAAATTTATTGTTTAATGATAAATGGTATTTAGATTTTTTACAAGATAGTTATTCAACCGGAGTTGTTTATGATAAACCTTGTGAAATATTTTTGAATTATTATCGACAATGACATAGTTTAAAAAATCGTTATATGGTTGAAAAATTTTATGATGTTAAAAAGGAGAATTTTTTGGATGATTTAACTGATTTTATTTATGCTTTTGCTGTAAAATATAAGATGTTTGATGTATCGAAAGAAATTGTGGAAAATGTTGACCGCTATAAAGAAAATCATTATCCAAGAGTTAAGTTAAAACAAGATAATTGAAAATTAATTACTAATAGATATATTCCACGAGATACTGGATGATATATTATAATTTATGAAAGTTTTAATTTATGACGAATAGAAAAAATTAATAGTTCTAAAAACTTCGGAAGTAATACTGGTTATCCAATGGATATTATATATAAATGAGAATTAAATAATGAACCTACGAATTTACAATTACCAACCATTGATAAAAACACTGGTGAAATTACTGATTGAAATAGTTATCAACAAAGTCGTGTAAAACAGTTTATTGATTTATCTTTATATTCTGTTTTGCAAGAAAATATTAGAGTTCAGCAAGGTGGTAGTGCGGATTATGAAAATCCGAATAAGGTTGGAACAAAGCGGATAATTTTTGATTTTGAGACGGTTGACGAGTTGGATGTTAAAAATATTAAAAAAGCAATTTATCGGATGATTTTGACTGTTGATGAAGCAAATTTAATTATTTCTGGTAGTTTAGAGTTAAATAATATTAATAATGATGATTTAAGTTTTAATTTTAGTTTTATGCGAACTGGAATGGGTGAGGTTTTTAATTTTAATGGTTCAATTTATTCATCATTAAATAGTAAAGACTTAAAGTATTATCAACAATTTAGCGGTCAGTTTGATTTATCTAAGTTTTTACAGTCGTTTTTTGCAAGTGCATTGGTGCCCGTGTTTCAAAATCGTAGTTCGTTTATTGAAAATGGATATATTGATAATTTACAATATGATACTGTTTTAGTTAACTTTTTTGCGTTGAAATTACAAAATTTTAATAATATTTTGTTGATTGAAAATATTAACGATAAATTACAATTTGATAAATTATTAAATAGTATGTTTAAGATTTCACAGAAATTTTATACTAATTATTTACGTACGATTTTTGATTTAGAAAATAATACTTATGTTCAAGGTTATAATAAAAAATATGGTTTGTTAGTAAATAATGGTTTTAAAATTTACCCACGATATTTTTATTTTTCTGATAAATATAAGCAATTAGATATTAAATTATATTCAGCATTTAAAAATCGGTTTTATACGATTAATAATTATGGTAGTGTTTTTAATTATGATTTTTCGGTTGCTAATAATTATAATAT encodes the following:
- a CDS encoding DUF3627 domain-containing protein, producing the protein MIKLSNFVKKNQNVENYFISKEFIPFATEKASFINLPNHNRHIGFWLSNKFIYPSEKHSEQVAIGLIYDNSYPIVKYDENLKRNIWKYLTGTELINLYNQYKQNYFTKMKKALFLSEPKKVKANNNNNNLTNWSVEKEQELINDLKDLN
- a CDS encoding DUF2649 domain-containing protein; amino-acid sequence: MQNDWIKLKEFFIHVFLFIDKTNVESITMWNLTQNEYLTLMVGVWIVILFLTWFFLWMVFKIVGYFK
- a CDS encoding spiroplasma phage ORF1-like family protein codes for the protein MKKSLSLFAIFILSFLGLVIPFITLTAFRPLNEEQYTLKQESSTGKGINETDFINTMFLRSSFFENWSETNYFINPTLKTSKNLLFNDKWYLDFLQDSYSTGVVYDKPCEIFLNYYRQWHSLKNRYMVEKFYDVKKENFLDDLTDFIYAFAVKYKMFDVSKEIVENVDRYKENHYPRVKLKQDNWKLITNRYIPRDTGWYIIIYESFNLWRIEKINSSKNFGSNTGYPMDIIYKWELNNEPTNLQLPTIDKNTGEITDWNSYQQSRVKQFIDLSLYSVLQENIRVQQGGSADYENPNKVGTKRIIFDFETVDELDVKNIKKAIYRMILTVDEANLIISGSLELNNINNDDLSFNFSFMRTGMGEVFNFNGSIYSSLNSKDLKYYQQFSGQFDLSKFLQSFFASALVPVFQNRSSFIENGYIDNLQYDTVLVNFFALKLQNFNNILLIENINDKLQFDKLLNSMFKISQKFYTNYLRTIFDLENNTYVQGYNKKYGLLVNNGFKIYPRYFYFSDKYKQLDIKLYSAFKNRFYTINNYGSVFNYDFSVANNYNIKSNSGYVFGGDLQNKYGLQYKKIEEQKIGYNVFELQAQKENDMYRYYDFNFGIYNWQEINNGGLFPDKQWWQVQYVTPEGWWDFGAHIKNAVIWIVNTIPGVKQVNELASGVGKVFETVYSFFSQIFEVWKFNPALYSTITNIFLLIIFMKFVRLI